AAGATCGTGGTATTCAAACCCCGACTCTGTAACTAATATCTAATAAGATGAGACTCTAGTAGTCGGAATCCTACctatattcaaaaaatattataaagatCATGTTTTCTTGGAAATAGAAGGAATGTAAATTTAGAAGTTGATGATCTTTTTGTTTTGTGTGTTAGAAAACGTAGGGTTCAAAGGAAGAGCCCGGTTTCGATTTCAATTCCTGTTATTAATCTTGACGAAGAAAACGAACCTGAAAAGCCAGGTATTTGATTCTACTTTTGAGATTTCGGGTTGAAGAAAATCgattttcttgaattttattCTGTGTTTGATTGGCAGAGATTCAGGAAATTAAGGTAGAAACCAAGAAAAATGTAGTGAAAGAAGATGATAAGTCAAAGAAAGAGAATTCCGAGGTTTCGTGTTCGAATTCGAGTCTTCCTTGTATGGATAAGCTTAAAGAAGAGTTGTCTTGTGCAGTAAGAGTTTGTTTGATCTCTTGTACGTTTACTAAGATTACAATGTTATTGATTTTAATGAAGTTTCGATGTTGTGCAGATTTGTTTAGAGATTTGCTTTGAACCTAGCACCACTTCTTGCGGACACAggtaaattaaaatattcattttttgtAGTTTAAAAGAATGTTGATGAATTTTAGTACTGAGTTGGTATGATATTTGTCTGTAGTTTCTGTAAGAAATGCTTAAGATCTGCTGCTGATAAGTGTGGGAAGAAATGTCCGAAATGCAGACAATTAATAAGGTGTGAATCCAACAAATTTATGCTAATTTATTTTGCTTTTGATGTTCATGTCAATGTTTGacaatgttttgttttgttaaatttaaTATAGCAATGGAAGATCTTGCACTGTGAATACAGTTCTTTGGAACACAATACAGCTTCTTTTTCCACAAGAAGTTGAGGCAAGGAAGGCGGCCGCGGTTGCAGAGCGCAAAACTCCACCAACAAGAACTAATACTGATGTAAGAAACCGCAATGTTCGCCCTTATATGGTTTCAGGATCAAGCGGAAATGAGTCTGCAAGAAGAAGCGGTCTACGTAGCCAAGACCATGATTCTGCATTAGCTCAAAGGTCGCAAAGAGAAGATCTTTCGCGGCTATTGAGTAGTTATGCAAATGGTATAAGCAGAAGGGCAGAACAAAACC
This window of the Mercurialis annua linkage group LG5, ddMerAnnu1.2, whole genome shotgun sequence genome carries:
- the LOC126682407 gene encoding uncharacterized protein LOC126682407 isoform X1, producing MVSQEPKESPIDQNPDENAQNLDPVFSPRFKSLVAMAGWDEESILVASLIVEDTPDRQIKQRKRSDTQFKTPPSNTSRRKRRVQRKSPVSISIPVINLDEENEPEKPEIQEIKVETKKNVVKEDDKSKKENSEVSCSNSSLPCMDKLKEELSCAICLEICFEPSTTSCGHSFCKKCLRSAADKCGKKCPKCRQLISNGRSCTVNTVLWNTIQLLFPQEVEARKAAAVAERKTPPTRTNTDVRNRNVRPYMVSGSSGNESARRSGLRSQDHDSALAQRSQREDLSRLLSSYANGISRRAEQNRDDGAEFGRIVQRDDVSRVIRRDATARRRRGTPSQDEDAALALRLQRDEFMDAFRGGTHQHSGSSVSSARENFRAMAARAVSARMTNLRNHAT
- the LOC126682407 gene encoding putative E3 ubiquitin-protein ligase RING1a isoform X2, giving the protein MVSQEPKESPIDQNPDENAQNLDPVFSPRFKSLVAMAGWDEESILVASLIVEDTPDRQIKQRKRSDTQFKTPPSNTSRRVQRKSPVSISIPVINLDEENEPEKPEIQEIKVETKKNVVKEDDKSKKENSEVSCSNSSLPCMDKLKEELSCAICLEICFEPSTTSCGHSFCKKCLRSAADKCGKKCPKCRQLISNGRSCTVNTVLWNTIQLLFPQEVEARKAAAVAERKTPPTRTNTDVRNRNVRPYMVSGSSGNESARRSGLRSQDHDSALAQRSQREDLSRLLSSYANGISRRAEQNRDDGAEFGRIVQRDDVSRVIRRDATARRRRGTPSQDEDAALALRLQRDEFMDAFRGGTHQHSGSSVSSARENFRAMAARAVSARMTNLRNHAT